The following is a genomic window from Phycisphaeraceae bacterium.
TGGGTGGGTCACAATTCAAGTTCTACCCAAGTGTCTGGCCGTGATCCGTTTATGCCACGATGGAAACAGCAGAAGATTGGAGCAGATATTTTTATTGGGTGTTGCCGCGAACCCAATGAGTTTCAATAATAGGTTGTTTAGTTCTGGAAGCTCACGTTATGGCCCAACGACGTTCTGCAACCCCTGATCTGCCAGCCTTTACGCTCGTCGAGTTGCTGGTTGTCATCGCCATCGTGGCTCTGCTTATTTCCCTGCTCCTGCCCGCACTGGGAAAAGCTCGTGCCGTGGCCCACACGGTGATGTGTCAGAGCAATCTCAAGCAGATTTACATTGGCTTTGCTTCTTATGCTGCCGAGACCACCGACTACATGCCCGCGACTGTGAGCTATTCCGATATTCTCGGGAAAATGGGCTACTTTGGTGCCCCCAAGCGCTTCGGCCCCAACATCACTGCGGGAACCTATAACTTTGCGCTTGATCGCTGGCAGGTTTTCTCATGCCCTGGAGAACCAGCGGAAAAACTGGGTACCAGTGATCCAAGCTACAACGGCCGGGCTACCACCAATTTCGACAACGAGTTCATGCGCACCAGCTTTGCCTACAACTGGTCTATCTCCCAATACTATTATTGGACCCCGCGCAAAGGTTTTTCCAAGCCCAAACGCGCCCCAGATAAGGCTACCTTACTCATGGATGCCCGACTCTGGACTTATGGGTGGGATCTTTTCTATTTTGAGTGGAATGTCGATACGGCATACGGCCTGAATAACATGACGTGGTGGCATGCGTTTCATCATCCCGGCAAAAAAGCCAACATGATCTACATGGATGGCCATGTCACACAGGAACGACATTACACGGAGTCGCTCATACCACTTTTTGTCTGGAACTGGCCTAACGGTGAATACCCTTGAGCTGACGCTTGAATTAGCCTGTTTAGGTGCTAAATTTCTCTTGGCTGGTGCCCATTTCAGGAGACGTCCGGGCAGTTGGGATAGACTCCATCTATCGGAACGTCGATAAAGAGAAAAGTGGTCGGGAGCTTTGCATGTCGCTGCATGCCAATCAAAGCAAATCCGGTCGAGCTTTTACGCTCGTCGAATTGTTGGTTGTCATCTCCATCGTAGCCGTATTGATTGCGTTGCTCCTGCCAGCGTTAAGTCAGGCGAAAGCAATTTCGCGAGCTGCCAAGTGTGGGTCGAATCTGCGACAGATCGCAGTAGCGTTCGGCAGCTATGCGGTCGATACCGGCGACTGGATTCCCCAGACCAGCTATTGGGATGAGATCCTCGGTGCGGGTGGTTACCTCGGCGGGCGCGGCGCGTATTTCAGCGGCGGCTCAACTACCTGGTGGGGCACCTACCGTTACCCCATCCTCGAATGCCCCGCAGAAACCCCCGAACTCATTCCTACCTCCGATCCTAACTACAACCAGAAGCCCGTCACCAACTACGGCAATGAGCTGGTCGCCAACAGCTACATGATTAACTGGAGTGTCTCTCAGTACGCCTATGGCTCACCACGTCGTGGATTTTCTAATCCGGTGCGCGGGCGTTCGATTTACTCAGGGCTGCCTACGCCGATTCCCTCTACTTCCAAACTCACCTTTGTGATGGACATGGGCCGTGCGGTTTTTGGTTGGGCGCAGAATAACTTTGAGTGGCGGATCGATATTCTCGGCGACCAGCCGTAC
Proteins encoded in this region:
- a CDS encoding type II secretion system protein, with the translated sequence MSLHANQSKSGRAFTLVELLVVISIVAVLIALLLPALSQAKAISRAAKCGSNLRQIAVAFGSYAVDTGDWIPQTSYWDEILGAGGYLGGRGAYFSGGSTTWWGTYRYPILECPAETPELIPTSDPNYNQKPVTNYGNELVANSYMINWSVSQYAYGSPRRGFSNPVRGRSIYSGLPTPIPSTSKLTFVMDMGRAVFGWAQNNFEWRIDILGDQPYYMYTPGFNHPNKSSEMMYMDGHVGVVRYCTPGQPNYVDIWIFGDYNNM